One genomic window of bacterium includes the following:
- the yajC gene encoding preprotein translocase subunit YajC: MHSLTALALPLAQAAPGGAPQQQGGGSLISMLIMFVPIVLIMYFFMIRPQQRRQKEHDAMVKSLQAGDKVVTTGGLIGTVTKADDEKTVRLRIATGVEVTLLRGYVAGKTEGDTP, encoded by the coding sequence ATGCATTCGTTGACGGCCCTCGCGCTGCCTCTCGCTCAGGCGGCGCCCGGCGGCGCGCCGCAGCAGCAGGGCGGCGGCTCGCTCATCTCCATGCTCATCATGTTCGTGCCGATCGTGCTGATCATGTACTTCTTCATGATCCGGCCGCAGCAGCGGCGCCAGAAGGAGCACGACGCGATGGTGAAGTCGCTGCAGGCGGGCGACAAGGTCGTCACCACCGGCGGGCTGATCGGAACGGTGACCAAGGCCGACGACGAAAAGACGGTCCGGCTGCGGATCGCGACCGGCGTCGAAGTGACGCTGCTGCGCGGCTA